A genomic segment from Nisaea sediminum encodes:
- a CDS encoding deoxyguanosinetriphosphate triphosphohydrolase produces MPESQNWTLKQQFAPYAVDFRNSRGRQFSEPEARERTPFQRDRDRILHSGAFRRLEYKTQVFVYHEGDYYRTRLTHSLEVAQIARSISRSLGLNEDLAEALALAHDLGHTPFGHAGEDALDAVMQPYGGFDHNVQTVRVLTLLEQRYAAFDGLNPTWETLEGIIKHNGPLVGPHGAGEVPPIIAELDSKLQLQLNGYASAEAQVAAISDDIAYHTHDIDDALHANLFGIETLLQAPLAGEIVAKVRDTYGDLSNSKLVQEIVRRLIGIMVEDLLTESRKRLAEHKPRSADDIRQAPVPIISFSPEMEERNKALKSFLFQNMYRHYKVNRMASKARRVVTDMFELLMKEPNCLPAQWQRTGNDQPGDIEESKQARLVADYIAGMTDRYAMIEHARLFDLNAKT; encoded by the coding sequence ATGCCCGAGTCCCAGAACTGGACGCTGAAACAGCAGTTCGCTCCCTACGCCGTGGATTTCCGGAACAGCCGCGGCCGGCAGTTTTCGGAGCCGGAGGCGCGCGAGCGTACGCCGTTCCAGCGCGACCGCGACCGGATCCTGCATTCTGGCGCCTTCCGGCGGCTCGAATACAAGACCCAGGTCTTCGTCTATCACGAAGGCGATTATTACCGCACGCGCCTGACCCACAGTCTCGAGGTCGCGCAGATCGCGCGCTCCATCAGCCGCTCGCTCGGGCTCAACGAGGACCTGGCGGAGGCGCTGGCTCTCGCGCACGATCTGGGCCACACGCCCTTCGGACACGCCGGCGAGGACGCGCTGGACGCCGTGATGCAGCCTTATGGCGGTTTCGATCACAATGTTCAGACCGTGCGAGTGCTGACACTCCTCGAACAGCGCTACGCGGCCTTCGATGGGCTTAATCCGACCTGGGAGACCCTCGAGGGGATCATCAAGCACAACGGTCCTCTTGTTGGACCGCATGGCGCGGGCGAGGTGCCTCCGATCATCGCTGAGCTCGACAGCAAACTGCAATTGCAGTTGAACGGTTATGCCAGCGCGGAGGCGCAGGTAGCGGCCATTTCAGACGATATCGCGTATCACACACATGACATCGACGATGCGCTTCACGCCAATCTGTTCGGTATCGAAACATTGTTGCAAGCGCCACTCGCGGGCGAGATCGTCGCGAAGGTCCGAGATACCTATGGCGACCTTTCGAATTCGAAGCTGGTGCAGGAGATCGTCCGCCGCCTGATCGGCATCATGGTCGAGGATCTGCTGACGGAGAGCCGGAAAAGACTGGCCGAGCACAAACCGCGCTCTGCCGACGATATCCGCCAGGCGCCAGTGCCGATCATCTCCTTCTCCCCGGAGATGGAGGAACGGAACAAGGCATTGAAAAGCTTCCTGTTCCAGAACATGTACCGGCATTACAAGGTGAACCGCATGGCGAGCAAGGCGCGCCGTGTGGTGACAGACATGTTCGAACTTCTGATGAAGGAGCCGAACTGCCTGCCGGCACAGTGGCAGCGCACCGGCAACGACCAGCCCGGCGATATCGAGGAAAGCAAGCAGGCCCGCCTCGTTGCCGACTATATTGCAGGCATGACAGATCGCTACGCGATGATCGAGCATGCCCGTCTCTTTGACCTGAATGCGAAGACCTGA
- the argS gene encoding arginine--tRNA ligase: MNVFNHFQSKLNAELESLSANGALPAGIDASRAVVEPPRDPSHGDIATNAAMVLAKPAGMKPRDIADMLAERMRGWDEVTEVEIAGPGFINLRIADAFWRSAVADLLKAGIAYGASGMGKGRKVMVEYVSANPTGPLHAAHARGAIVGDALASLLVKAGFDVLREYYINDAGAQVDTVGRSTYLRYREALGEEIGTIPEGLYPGEYLKDVGEALAKRDGDKWLGKDEAEWLPEIRAFAISEIMGWIKEDLGLLGVDMAVYSSEKALVEAGAVDMVMETLEGRDLLYTGVLEPPKGKKPDDWEPRPQRLFKATEFGDDVDRPIQKSDGTWTYFANDIAYHLDKYRRGYADMINIWGADHGGYVKRMKAAVKAVTGGEGELDVKLCQLVHLMDGGKPVKMSKRAGTFVTMRDVIDSVGKDVLRFIMLTRRNDQTLEFDFKKVTEQSRENPVFYVQYAHARCHSVLRHAEEAMNGANLSGTALASVVLDRLTDPAELGLMKTLLAWPRTVESAAEAHEPHRIAFYLGDVAAAFHGLWNKGKEDTTLRFLVDEDSELTMARLALVRATQTVIASGLDLIGVEPVEELRA; encoded by the coding sequence ATGAACGTTTTCAATCACTTCCAGTCCAAACTTAACGCAGAACTCGAATCGCTGTCGGCGAATGGAGCACTACCGGCCGGCATCGATGCGAGCCGGGCCGTGGTCGAGCCGCCTCGGGATCCCTCGCATGGCGACATCGCGACCAACGCGGCCATGGTGCTGGCGAAACCGGCGGGCATGAAGCCGCGGGACATCGCGGACATGCTGGCAGAGCGGATGCGCGGATGGGACGAGGTCACGGAGGTGGAAATCGCCGGTCCCGGTTTCATCAATCTTCGGATCGCGGACGCATTCTGGCGCAGCGCTGTCGCAGACCTGCTGAAAGCCGGCATTGCCTACGGCGCGTCCGGCATGGGCAAGGGCCGGAAGGTGATGGTGGAATACGTTTCCGCCAACCCGACGGGCCCGCTTCATGCCGCCCATGCCCGCGGCGCGATCGTTGGCGACGCGCTCGCTTCGCTCCTGGTAAAGGCTGGGTTCGATGTCCTCCGCGAGTATTACATCAACGATGCTGGCGCCCAGGTCGATACCGTGGGGCGATCCACCTATCTCCGCTATCGGGAGGCGCTCGGCGAGGAAATCGGCACCATTCCGGAAGGCCTTTATCCCGGCGAATATCTGAAGGATGTCGGAGAGGCGCTTGCCAAGCGGGACGGGGACAAGTGGCTCGGCAAGGACGAAGCCGAGTGGCTTCCGGAAATCCGCGCCTTCGCGATCTCCGAGATCATGGGCTGGATCAAGGAAGATCTGGGCCTCCTTGGCGTCGACATGGCGGTCTACAGCTCGGAGAAGGCGCTGGTCGAGGCCGGTGCTGTCGACATGGTCATGGAGACGCTCGAAGGCCGCGATTTGCTCTATACCGGCGTGCTCGAGCCGCCGAAGGGTAAGAAGCCGGACGACTGGGAGCCGCGCCCGCAGCGGCTCTTCAAGGCGACCGAATTCGGCGACGATGTCGACCGGCCGATCCAGAAGTCGGACGGTACCTGGACCTATTTCGCCAACGATATCGCCTATCATCTGGATAAATACCGGCGCGGCTATGCCGACATGATCAACATCTGGGGCGCCGACCACGGCGGCTATGTCAAGCGCATGAAGGCGGCGGTGAAGGCCGTCACAGGCGGCGAGGGCGAACTCGACGTGAAACTGTGCCAGCTCGTGCACCTGATGGATGGCGGCAAGCCGGTGAAGATGTCGAAGCGCGCGGGCACCTTCGTGACCATGCGGGATGTCATCGATTCGGTCGGCAAGGACGTGCTCCGTTTCATCATGCTGACCCGGCGCAATGACCAGACCCTTGAGTTCGATTTCAAGAAAGTCACCGAGCAGAGCCGCGAAAATCCGGTCTTCTACGTCCAGTATGCCCATGCGCGCTGCCATTCCGTGCTCCGGCATGCCGAGGAGGCCATGAACGGCGCCAATCTTTCCGGAACCGCTCTCGCGTCGGTAGTGCTCGACCGCTTGACCGATCCCGCCGAGCTTGGTCTCATGAAAACGTTGCTCGCATGGCCCCGCACGGTCGAAAGCGCCGCCGAGGCACACGAACCGCACCGGATCGCCTTCTATCTCGGCGACGTCGCCGCCGCCTTCCACGGTCTGTGGAACAAGGGCAAGGAAGACACGACCCTGCGCTTCCTGGTCGACGAGGACAGCGAGCTGACCATGGCCCGGCTGGCATTGGTGCGGGCGACCCAGACCGTGATCGCCTCCGGTCTTGATCTGATCGGAGTCGAGCCCGTGGAGGAACTGCGCGCATGA
- a CDS encoding M81 family metallopeptidase has protein sequence MARIIIGGFQHETNTFAPSKAKLDAFTSPGSWPALVTGTPLFEAVKGINISVAGFVEEARRLGHELVPTSWAAASPSAHVTDEAFEHIAGLIVEGIKAALPADAVYLCLHGAMVTESYEDGEGELLRRVREVTGTDLPIMASLDLHANVTPEMVERADGLDAYRTYPHIDMADTGARVARTLDALLKSGGGRPARAFGQIPFLMPLVRQCTMADPAGRLYGMIPEIEAEHKVSLSFATGFPAADIYHCGASVFAYGADEENVKRAVKQLVDEICAVESEFAADLPDPGSAVREAMRIAASADRPVVIADVQDNSGGGGDSDTTGLLRALLDNKAEGAAIGLLVDASAAEAAHAAGVGAEITLGLGGKSRVPGDAPLEGTFRVEALSDGQFTATGPFYSGSHMRLGLSARLSIGGVQVVVGSRKVQMADRMMYRFVGIEPEQMKILCNKSSVHYRADFAPIASEIIECAAPGPVLADPGALPWKHLRPGLRTRPLGVAFGG, from the coding sequence ATGGCGCGGATTATCATCGGCGGTTTCCAGCACGAGACGAACACCTTCGCGCCGAGCAAGGCGAAGCTGGACGCCTTCACCAGTCCCGGTAGCTGGCCGGCGCTCGTTACGGGCACGCCTCTGTTCGAGGCGGTGAAAGGGATCAATATCTCGGTCGCCGGGTTTGTCGAGGAGGCGCGGCGTCTGGGGCACGAGCTGGTGCCGACGAGCTGGGCCGCGGCCTCGCCGTCAGCCCATGTGACCGACGAGGCCTTCGAACATATCGCGGGGCTGATCGTCGAAGGTATCAAGGCGGCGCTTCCGGCGGATGCGGTCTATCTCTGTCTGCATGGCGCGATGGTGACCGAAAGCTACGAGGACGGAGAGGGCGAGCTATTGCGCCGCGTTCGCGAGGTGACCGGCACGGACCTGCCGATCATGGCCAGCCTTGATCTGCATGCGAACGTCACGCCGGAGATGGTGGAGCGCGCCGACGGGCTCGACGCCTACCGGACCTATCCACATATCGACATGGCCGATACCGGCGCCAGGGTCGCTCGGACGCTGGATGCGCTGCTGAAGAGCGGCGGTGGCAGACCGGCCCGGGCCTTCGGACAGATCCCCTTCCTGATGCCTCTCGTCCGGCAATGCACCATGGCCGATCCTGCCGGACGCCTCTACGGCATGATTCCGGAGATCGAGGCCGAGCATAAGGTCTCCCTGTCCTTCGCGACCGGCTTCCCCGCGGCCGATATCTACCATTGCGGCGCCTCCGTTTTCGCCTATGGCGCAGATGAAGAAAACGTGAAACGCGCCGTGAAACAATTGGTTGATGAGATTTGCGCAGTTGAGAGCGAATTTGCAGCCGATCTTCCGGACCCGGGCAGCGCGGTTCGCGAAGCGATGCGGATCGCGGCTTCCGCCGACCGTCCCGTGGTGATCGCGGACGTGCAGGACAATTCCGGCGGCGGCGGCGACAGCGACACCACCGGACTGCTCCGGGCGCTGCTGGACAATAAGGCCGAAGGTGCGGCGATCGGGCTTCTGGTCGATGCGTCGGCGGCCGAGGCGGCGCATGCGGCGGGTGTCGGCGCGGAGATCACGCTCGGGCTCGGCGGCAAATCCCGTGTGCCGGGCGATGCGCCGCTCGAAGGCACGTTCCGCGTGGAAGCGCTCTCGGACGGCCAGTTCACGGCGACAGGCCCGTTCTACTCCGGCTCCCATATGCGGCTCGGCCTGTCGGCGCGGCTGTCGATCGGCGGGGTGCAGGTGGTGGTCGGCTCGCGCAAGGTGCAGATGGCGGACCGGATGATGTACCGCTTCGTCGGCATAGAGCCGGAGCAGATGAAGATTCTCTGCAACAAGAGCTCGGTGCACTACCGCGCCGATTTCGCCCCGATCGCCTCGGAAATCATAGAATGCGCCGCACCGGGTCCGGTGCTCGCCGATCCGGGGGCGCTACCGTGGAAACATCTCCGCCCGGGCCTGCGCACGCGGCCGCTGGGTGTGGCTTTCGGGGGCTGA
- a CDS encoding SPOR domain-containing protein translates to MPAPATAAEAPKPAAPAPKPAETAAAAPTTAPKAPAAGGFNIQIAALRTEAAAEKEWARVQTANKSLLGGLQPTYQRISTANGVFFRVQGGPLTEDAAKDACTALKAKGQACLVVKR, encoded by the coding sequence GTGCCAGCGCCCGCCACGGCGGCCGAAGCACCGAAGCCCGCCGCACCGGCACCGAAACCGGCTGAAACGGCGGCCGCGGCACCGACAACAGCACCGAAGGCGCCCGCCGCCGGGGGCTTCAATATCCAGATCGCGGCCCTGCGCACAGAAGCGGCGGCCGAAAAGGAGTGGGCCCGGGTTCAGACTGCCAACAAGTCTCTGCTCGGCGGACTGCAGCCGACCTACCAGCGCATCAGCACGGCGAACGGCGTCTTTTTCCGGGTTCAGGGAGGTCCCCTGACGGAGGATGCGGCAAAGGACGCCTGCACCGCGCTCAAGGCCAAGGGCCAGGCCTGCCTCGTCGTCAAACGCTAG
- the erpA gene encoding iron-sulfur cluster insertion protein ErpA has product MSLAENTSSENGSPVPPTGGRSFSLTESAAKRITALLEQEENGAAKFMRVSVEGGGCSGFQYDFGFDDEIRDDDHTFVSHGVKVVVDDMSLDLLNGGELDYVNELLGAYFQVTNPNASSSCGCGTSFSI; this is encoded by the coding sequence ATGAGCCTCGCCGAAAATACATCTTCCGAGAACGGGTCCCCGGTTCCGCCGACCGGCGGACGGAGCTTTAGCCTGACCGAAAGCGCGGCGAAACGGATCACGGCGCTTCTGGAGCAGGAAGAGAACGGCGCGGCCAAATTCATGCGGGTCTCCGTCGAAGGCGGCGGCTGCTCGGGCTTCCAGTACGATTTCGGCTTCGACGACGAGATCCGGGACGACGACCACACTTTCGTCAGTCACGGCGTGAAGGTCGTGGTGGACGACATGTCGCTCGATCTCCTGAACGGCGGTGAACTGGACTATGTCAACGAGCTGCTCGGCGCCTATTTCCAGGTCACGAATCCAAACGCCTCCTCCTCCTGCGGCTGCGGCACCTCCTTCTCGATCTGA
- the xth gene encoding exodeoxyribonuclease III, with translation MKVATWNVNSIKARLPNVLEWLDSFQPDVALLQETKTVDDNFPRLEIEERGYKVLAHGQKSYNGVAILSKHEIEDPLTGLPGDDGDEQARYAEGTINGIRFATIYLPNGNPVDTEKFPYKLGWMKRLKARAAELLASEIPVVLAGDYNVIPADVDVHDPAAWAGDALCQPESRAAFREILHLGYIDAYRIYNTAPHRYSFWDYQGGAWQNDHGVRIDHLLLSPQAADRLSASGIDTAPRGKPKASDHTPVWIELAA, from the coding sequence ATGAAAGTGGCCACCTGGAACGTCAATTCGATCAAGGCCCGGCTCCCGAATGTCCTGGAATGGCTCGACAGCTTCCAGCCGGACGTTGCGCTGCTGCAGGAAACCAAGACGGTGGACGATAATTTCCCCCGCCTCGAAATCGAGGAACGCGGCTACAAGGTGCTCGCGCACGGGCAGAAGAGCTACAACGGCGTCGCGATCCTCTCGAAACACGAGATCGAGGATCCGCTGACCGGCCTTCCAGGCGACGATGGAGACGAACAGGCCCGCTACGCCGAAGGCACGATCAATGGGATCCGTTTCGCCACCATCTACCTGCCGAACGGCAATCCGGTCGATACCGAGAAGTTTCCCTACAAGCTCGGCTGGATGAAGCGCCTGAAGGCGCGCGCGGCCGAACTGCTGGCCTCCGAAATCCCGGTTGTATTGGCTGGCGACTACAACGTCATTCCGGCGGATGTCGACGTGCACGATCCCGCCGCCTGGGCAGGCGACGCGCTCTGTCAGCCGGAATCCCGCGCCGCCTTCCGCGAGATTCTGCATCTTGGCTATATCGACGCCTACCGGATCTACAACACGGCGCCGCACCGCTACAGTTTCTGGGATTATCAGGGCGGCGCTTGGCAGAACGATCACGGTGTGCGGATCGACCATCTGCTGCTCTCGCCCCAGGCCGCAGACCGGCTAAGCGCCTCCGGGATCGACACCGCGCCGCGCGGCAAGCCCAAAGCCTCCGACCACACCCCGGTCTGGATCGAGCTGGCGGCCTGA